GGAAGTTTATTTCACATTGGTCAGATAACTCTCATGGCATCTTTTCTCAATTATAGTTTCTTAATTAGCATATTTGAGCTGAGATGGCCCAATTCCATTCGTTTGTGTTGTGATTGTAGCTTGTGACATTTTTTACTCTTCTTGTGGAAGCTTAGGGAACCATAATTCTTCTATTTTGTTAGTAACCCTTAAGCATTACAGCTTTTTATTATGTGTCTTGTTAAAAGTTTTGCATGGTTGCTAGGGAGTCAGACCAGTGCAAAGCCCTGCCTTCAGGGAGCCTAGTTAGAGTTCCTTCTCCACTCGTTCTGTGTTGACCTGAGTAATCTGCAGCAGTCTCCTCTTCCTCTGGTATCCCGAATCTCTCCACTTCAGTGTCGAGGGGGACCCCAAGCACAGCATAGTCAGCCGCCCCCCCAGACACCAGCTGTGGCCTCGGAGCCGGTAGCCTTGAGCTCTCAAACATCAGAAGCAGTTGAGAGTGAAGTGCCTCCTCGGGAGCCTATGGAGGCAGAAGAAGTGGAGGAGCGTGCCTCAGCCCAGAGCCCGGAACTCACCCCTTCTGGCCCAGCCCCAGTGGGCCCAGCACCTGCCCCAGAGACAAATGCACCCAAGTGAGAACCAGAGGGACCCTCTGGGAGAGTGGTTGGGAGTCCTAAGTGAAGTGTGAGAACCAGGAAGGGGATGATAGGAGAAGAGAATTGCTGGGCAGTCTTACCTCTGGGGTTAGCATGGCAGGGCAGAGAGAGTTCCGGACCAGCTGAATGAGGTTGGGGCTGGCAGTTGAGCCAGAAGCTCTTCTCTCGGCTGAGGAAATACAGATGCTGTTTCCTGAGCCCAATCAAGGTTCTCTCCCCTGAGTTCACATAGATTATGTTCCTTTCTGAGAGTTAAGTTTCTTGCCATCGTAGGGATGGGATTGTGCGGCAAGAAAGACAGAcgcaattatttttcttcttgtcttcccGTGGGTGCAGGTGAAGGATAGGTGTTCTGCTAGTGCTAGAAGGGATGGGGCCAGAGGTCTGGGAGGCTGCAGGGGGACAGGGCAGGTGTAGTCTGTCAGCTTGGAGGTTGGGGATCTAAGGAAGGCCTCGGCTCACTGCCTCTTGGGGTTGCCCACAGTCATCCTTCCCCTGCGGAGTATGTCGAAGTGCTTCAGGAGCTACAGCGGCTtgagagccgccttcagcccttcTTGCAGCGCTACTACGAGGTTCTGGGTACTGCTGCCACCACGGACTACAACAATAACGTGAGTGccacccaccccctcacccccagttGTGTCCCACATGGAACAGGCAGAAATACATCTAACcctttcttccaaaaaaatacTGTCTGCAACAAAACAGTTCTATAGACTTGTGAGTAAATGACGTGTTCTTTTGTATAGGGAAGGTGATGATCTTTGCGTAAATCTACTGTTTCTGTCTCTTGATTCCTTGATTCAATTACTCAGGAAGCTTAGGTAGAGTGAGGGAGATTAGTAGATGATGCTGTACTGATTTTCTGTAAGGCCTGTTGTAATAGGGAACTTTCTGCGTATTCGATATAGAAGTTATTTGCCGAGACCGGTCTACCTGGAACCTTCCAAGGCTATAGCTGAAGGTATAGAGATAGAGAGTATGGGGCTTTTCAAGGGTGTTACCTGCTTTTGTCGTCAAAGTTTATTGCAACCTAATATGTCTTGCTTTCTTGTCCTCGGCCCTGGGGGTTACAGCAGGAGGGCCGAGAAGAGGACCAGCGCTTGATCAACTTAGTGGGGGAGAGCCTGCGGCTGCTGGGTAACACTTTCGTGGCGCTGTCTGACCTGCGCTGCAATCTGGCCTGTGCGCCCCCACGACACCTGCATGTGGTCCGGCCCATGTCTCACTACACTACCCCCATGGTGCTTCAGCAAGCAGCCATTCCCATCCAGGTGGGTCCAGGGAGCCTTGGAGGGATGGCGCATGACCCAGAGTAGCTGTCAGGCTTGAATTGAGAAGGGGTAGAGACCTCGGAAACACAAAGTGGTGGAGAACGGGGAGACTGCAGCAGTATACCTCGGGATGCTCTGGGTTAAGCTcttgttttacttatttctgaCTTCTGTATCTGTCTCTTCCAGATCAATGTGGGAACCACTGTGACCATGACGGGGAATGGGACTCGGCCCCCCCCAACTGCCAATGCGGAGGCAGCTCCCCCTGGTCCTGGGCAGGCCTCGTCCCTGGCTCCCACTTCTACCACTGTCGAGTCTTCAACCGAGGGGGCTCCCCCGCCAGGGCCAGCTCCCCCCCCAACCACCAGTCACCCGAGGGTCATCCGAATTTCCCACCAGAGCGTGGAACCCGTGGTCATGATGCACATGAATATCCAAGGTGAATGAGGGTTGGTTGTCGGTAGAGAAGAGCAGCACGATGTGGGAGGTGGGTTGGCACAGAGATGTGAGAGAGCGAGGGTGGGGATGGAGCAGAGGAACCAGGACAGAAGCTTGAGTGCACATGTgctgggaagggcaggagggactGCTTGTCCCTGCAGGTTTGTTTGCGTGGCGAAGGGAGTGCTTCCTCCCTTCTAGGTGGAGGGAAAAGCGGGCTTTCTCATGGGGACGGTAGGGGCCAGCAGGATGCTGGTCACAGGAGGATGTGGTTAAGCCTTGGTGCCACCTGCCTCAGggccactctctctgtctccctgctcagATTCCGGCACACAGCCTGGTGGAGTTCCGAGTGCTCCCACTGGCCCCCTAGGACCCCCTGGTCATGGCCAGACCCTGGGTAAGAGTGAGGGTATCAGAGCAGGCAAGCTCTGGGTAGAGAAGGGGTAGGGCCGACTGGGTGGGTTGAAGGGGGTCCAGGTTCAAGGTTACATCAGACCCGCCccccaggctccaccctcatccagctgccctccctgccccctgagTTCATGCACGCCGTCGCCCACCAGATCACTCATCAGGCCATGGTGGCAGCTGTTGCCTCCGCGGCCGCAGGTAATAACCCGGAAGGGGAAGCTTGGGAGGTGGGGCACGGTCCATGGTGGCGGGTGCTGTCGGCTAGCAGGCCAGGGCCCGGCCCTCAGCCCTCTTCGGTCTCCCCTCTGCCACCCACAGGACAACAGGTGCCAGGCTTCCCTACGGCTCCGACCCGGGTGGTGATTGCCCGGCCCACCCCTCCACAGGCTCGGCCTTCCCATCCTGGGGGGCCCCCCGTCTCGGGTACTCTAGTGAGTAAGGATGGAGGAGCTCTCGTTGGGGGGAGTCTGGGGAAAGAATCCTCGTGGGGAATGGGCAGGGCAGGACTGAAAGCTGTTTCTGTCTCCCTCCAGCAGGGCTCCGGGCTAGGTACCAATGCTTCTCTGGCCCAGATGGTGAGCGGCCTTGTGGGGCAGCTCCTGATGCAGCCTGTTCTGGTGGGTGAGTCCTTGTTCTTGCCCGTCTCAACCTGAAGGGATGTCCACCACCCTGGAGGCCGGTGCTCCTCAGTCTCCTGACGAGCGCTTCCCAGTTTTCTCCACAGATCCTTTTTCCTTGCCTTCCTGTTGACAAGACCAGGATGAGATGCTGTGGTGTCTCGTTTCTCTACAGAGTTCAACTTTTCTCTTTTGGTCTCTCCAGCTCAGGGGACCCCAGGAATGGCTCCACCTCCAGCCCCTGCCACTGCTTCAGCTAGTGCCGGCACTACCAACACCGCTACCACAGCTGGCCCTGCTCCCGGGGGGCCTGCCCAGCCTCCTCCCCCTCAGCCCTCGGCCGCCGACCTGCAGTTCTCTCAGCTCCTGGGGAACTTGCTGGGGCCAGCAGGGCCTGGGGCCGGCGGGCCTGGCATGGCTTCTCCCACCATCACCGTGGCCATGCCCGGCGTCCCCGCCTTTCTACAGGGCATGACTGACTTTCTGCAGGTGAGTTGCTGGCTTGCTCTTTGGCTCCCCCCCACACCTGCTGGTCCAGCCAGGTGCTGGTGCCTTGTTTCTGTGATGTTGCTGCTGGGCTACGGTCCCTGGTGGCCTGTCGatgggagggagccctgggaccTCATTGATTCCAATTCCCCACCTATCCCCATTtgggagaagcagcagctgaGGCTATGAGGACATAGTACTTGGCATTGCTGTTTTGTAACCTAATGCGTTcagggggagaggggctggagccCCACCTAAGTCTGCTGCTATGTCACCACATGTGTTCATTCTGCTCCAGGGAGGAAAGACCACAGTGGGGCTCTCCTGTTGGGCTTCTCTCAGCCTGTGCCTTTCTGGTGTCTCGTCCCCGTTTTCACCTTGTCTTCTGTTGTGTGTTCTCTGTTTGCCAGGCAGCACAGAcagcccctccacccccgccgccgccgccgcccccgcccccagcaccgGAGCAGCAGACTGTGCCCCCACCAGGGTCCCCTTCTGGTGGCACAGGGAGTCCTGGAGGCCTGGGTCTTGAGAGCCTTTCACCGGAGTTTTTTACATCTGTGGTGCAGGGTGTGCTGAACTCCCtgctgggctccctgggggcGCGGGCCGGCAGCAGTGAGAGCATCGCTGCTTTCATCCAGCGCCTCAGCGGATCCAGTAACATCTTCGAGCCTGGGGCAGATGGGGCCCTCGGTGAGCCATCGAGGGTGCCTTGGTCttctccagggaggggaggggaggggaggttgaTGACCTTTGTCAAGGAGTGTTGCTGGAGCTGGATGAGGTCGATGGGTTGGTGGTGCACAGGCAGGGCAGGGGGTAAAGGCCACTGCTGACTTCAGCCCCTGTCCCTAGGATTCTTCGGGGCCCTGCTTTCTCTTTTGTGCCAGAACTTTTCCATGGTAGACGTGGTGATGCTTCTTCACGGCCATTTCCAGCCACTGCAGCGGCTCCAGCCCCAGCTGCGGTCCTTTTTCCACCAGCACTACCTGGGTGGCCAAGAGCCCACACCCGGTAACATACGGGTAAATGAAGGCCGGGGGCCGCCGCATGCTCCTCTTCAGCTTCTCTTTCTTGACTCCACTCTGTCACCTAAAGTGCCGATCGCTCCAGCCTGAGCCCTGCACTTactggaggtggaggggagggcatGTCTCACAGGCCAGGGTGGGGGATCTGAACTCCTGCTGTTTTGCCCTTAGACGGCGACCCACACATTGATCACGGGGCTGGAAGAATACGTGCGGGAGAGTTTCGTGAGTTCCTCATCTCCCGGGGGGCCGGGGTAGCTGCTGTTCCTCCCACCGCCTCGGAGCGAATGTAGTCTTCCAGGCTCCCTGATTTGGGGGTCTCCGTGTGTCTTGGTTTTCAGTCTTTGGTGCAGGTTCAGCCTGGTGTGGACATCATCCGGACCAACCTGGAGTTTCTCCAGGAGCAGTTCAACAGCATTGCTGCTCATGTGCTGCACTGCACAGGTGAGGGCGGCCAGGCGCACAGGGCTGGGGGTGCGAGGCGCGGGGTGCCAGCTGCCAGCATCCCCACCTCTTATCTTGTCCACAGATAGTGGATTTGGGGCCCGTTTGTTGGAGTTGTGTAACCAGGGCCTGTTTGAGTGCCTGGCCCTCAACCTGCACTGCTTGGGGGGCCAGCAGATGGAACTCGCTGCTGTCATCAATGGCCGGATAGTAAGCACCGCGCAGCCCCCGGGCCTTTGTTCTCTCTGCTGTCCTGCAGTTCTTGTTTTGCCTTCTCCAAATTGCTGTCCTTTACCTTTTGATACTTTTCAAAAGCTGGTTGAAGGTGTTGTGTTCCAAGGCTGCTTTCTGCCCTCAGCGTCGCATGTCTCGTGGGGTGAACCCGTCCCTGGTGAGCTGGCTGACCACTATGATGGGGCTGAGGCTTCAGGTGGTTCTGGAGCACATGCCTGTGGGCCCCGATGCCATCCTCAGATACGTCCGCAGGGTTGGCGACCCACCCCAGGTAAGGGCCTGGATGGGCAGTGTGGTCAGGGGACTTGCAGGGACGGGAGAGGCTTGAGAAGGCCTTTTGTGCTCTTCTGCTTTTTTGTCCAATTTCCTAGCCACTTCCTGAGGAGCCGATGGAAGTTCAGGGATCAGAGAGGACTTCTCCTGAGCCTCAGGTACCAGGGAGAGGTTGAGGGGCCAGATAAGGTGGCGGGGAGGGCTGAGGGTGGaagggctggaggctggggatgCTGAAGCCCATGTTTTCCCGCTCCAACTTGCAGCGGGAGAATGCCTCCCCGGCCCCAGGAACAACGGCAGAAGAGGCCATGTCTCGAGGGCCTCCTCCTGCACctgagggcggcggcggcggcggctcccgtGAAGAGCAGGACGGAGCTGCAGCCGAGACTGAGCCTTGGGCAGCTGCCGTCCCCCCAGTAAGTGTCGGGAGGAGAGCTGGAGCACCAGGGATAGCTGGACGTGGCGCCAGCTCCTCGTCCTCTTTCCCTCCACAGGAGTGGGTCCCGATTATCCAGCAGGACATTCAGAGCCAGCGGAAAGTGAAGCCGCAGCCCCCCTTGAGCGATGCCTACCTCAGTGGTATGCCTGCCAAGAGACGCAAGGTTGGTCTGCCTCTTCCCTGAGGATCTCGATTCATCCAGTTCCCCCCGGGTGGTTAGAATCAGACTAGTTAGAGCTGGAAGGACTTCTTCCTACTTTTGTCCTATCACTTATGGGGTGAGGAAACCTTCCTGGGACTTGATTTGCTCGTGGTGGTTGCGGCACACCCTCACGCTAGCATATGCCAGCAGTGTGGTCGTCCCTCAACAGCCTGACTCCCCTGTGTGGCGAGGGCCTGCTTCCTCACAGGCGGCTTCCTCTCACTGACTAGCCGAGTGCCGATGGCTCCACTTACCCTGTCCTTCTCGTATTGAAGAGTGAGTCCAGGATGCGCAAGTGTCGTGTTTTGGTCAGAGCCAGATAAAATTAGGGAGGTGTTTTTGCCGGCAGAACCACTCGTGAACTAGTTCCCTTCTCTCCACTAGCTTAGAAACTCAGTGGTTGGCTCCTGGAAAGGGTGAGCTGGGTGGTTGGCACTGGATCTGACGTCGATCCTCTTTTCCCTCCCGACCCCCTGTCCCCCAGACGATGCAGGGTGAGGGCCCCCAGCTGCTTCTCTCAGAGGCCGTGAGCCGGGCAGCTAAGGCAGCCGGAGCTCGGCCCCTGACGAGCCCCGAGAGCCTGAGCCGGGACCTGGAGGCACCAGAGGTTCAGGAGAGCTACAGGCAGCAGGTGCCCCCACCTTGAAGCAGAATAGGGATGGTGTAGTGGGAGGGGTCGGGCTAGGGCctctcttttctaatttcttcagaGACTAACTGGTCAGTCTGGGGCTACTACGTGATATTTTGAAGTTTTCCCCTAGTGGCATCTGGGAAGGCTCAGTGATGCCGTATTCGGCTTCTGACAGCGTGGCTGGTGGGAAGCGCTAGCTCCTAGGGGATGGCCTCGCGTGCTTGCTGGGATCCTAGGGCCCTGGCCGGTGCCCCTCCaacctgcttgttctctctctctagctccgGGCTGATATACAGAAGCGACTGCAGGAAGACCCCAACTACAGCCCCCAGCGCTTCCCTAATGCCCACCGGGCCTTCACTGATGATCCCTAGCTGTTTGCTCTTTGGCCCTCCCTCATCAGGGGAccatttcccccatcttccttcACAGTATTTAAGGAATAAAAGTCAGATTTTCCTGGCTCTTTTGTCTCGGAGTTTTCCTAAGTAATCTAAATACTTGTCTTCTCTAAGTTGTCTAAAATGAGTAATAGTCCCTAGAAACCCAGCTGTGTAAGACCGCTGTCAACCTTGCCGAGTAAGGAGCTGCACGCTACCACATATTCATTGCTCGTGTAGCACAATGCTGACAAGCAGCCCAGCCCAGTGGTTTTCAGAACACACTTTCATGCAAAAGCGTTTTACATGTAAACGAAATGGAGTTCAGAGATGGACAAAAGTGGTTTCAGTGAAAAACGATTTCTAAGCAGCTGCAGACTTCACACACTCTTGGCATGACTTGCAGAGTGACTGGTAGAACTCTGCTGCAGCCACAGCAGCTTTAAAGGCACGTCCTCTCATTTGCAGCTGGAACAAAACCATGAGGAGGCTGCAAATTCTTTGCTGCTCCCTCCTGAGACACACGCCTGCTTGCAGTCCCGTTCCCGTTGGCTAGCTTAGTGCTGGGCTGAGACTGTGTGGCAGAAGCCACACTAAGGCCAGGTCATAGGCTTCACAGTTTCCGCTGGGACCTCTTGGAACACTAACTCGGACGTAGCAGGCCCTGGGACtctaccaccttttttttttttttaatattttatttattcatgagagacacagagagagaggcagacacaggcaaaggaagaagcaggctccatgccgggagcctgatgcgggactccatcctgggactccaggatcacgccctgggccaaaggcaggcactaaaccactgagccacccagggatctccgggACTCTACCACCTTGCTGGACAAACCAGACACTGGTTGACAACCCAGTGGGATTTTTTCTACCCTTGAGATAAACACAAGAGCCCCAGACACACGACGGTAGACCTGTGGCACCAGCCTAGCCACCAGCTGCAGACTGGTAGCCAGCAGACCTCACTCAATGGCATACGAATCATTCACCAGTGAAGGCCAGCTCTAATTCCCAGCCCGTGAGACTTCAATATACAACAGAACAGATTTGAGACCGCTTGTTAAAACATCATTGGGGGGAGTAAATTCCCTAAAACCTCTCTACAGATCCCTGAGCACTATACTGCCAGAAGAGATCAAAAACCAACCCATCCCCAAAATCattccagaaattttttttaatccttttattactcttttttaacAAACGGCCCCAGGGATAGGGGaccaggggaggggggtggaggggaagcgAGGCCCCAGCCCCacaacccctccccacccaccccattcccccttatatatttataatctatatacaagccccggggggtggggggcaaggggaaCTCCCTCAGCGGGATGGGGGCAATCCAGGCTCCTTGTCCCCTCGGGACCCAGGCTCCTCTGCCCGTCGGGAAGGCCCCTCTCGAGAAGGTGGCCCCGTCCGCTCCCAGGGCTTCGGCATCCAGCGCAGGGCATCTGGTGGAGAGGCCTGGGGAACAGGCACATGTGCAAAAATAAGTCCTACTGGGATGCCAGGGATGGAAAGACAGGAATTCAGATGGTAACTCTTGGATTCAGACTTGGGGCCACAGGGGTCTTTCCTTCACCTGCTGGTAGAGGTCGATGCGCTGGGTGCGGAAGACTCCACTGTAGGTAGAAGGCGGGGCCTTGAGACGGGAATTCAGGCCAGAGAAGGACCTAAAGGAGAAGGGTGTCTGAGGCAAGCCTAACCTGCTCCCTGGTCCCCTAAGAAAGCCATATGGATGGGTAATCTGCATCCCCACACCCTCCTCTTGCCTTCCAGATGGGGGAGTACGTGATGATCCAGGTCCTGCAAGGTTGCTGCTCAGTTTCCGATAATCCTGGAAGGGCTTTAGTTCCACTGGGTgcagctgaaagaaaaaaaaattcatgagccTCCTGCCTTTCAACCCAATTGATCCTGAGATACTGAATCCCCACGCCTAGCTCTTGGGAGATCCCTAACACTTCAGTTCCTGTACCTTACCTCTGCTCGCCCCAAGCTAGGGGCAAAAGGTCTCGCAGGTGAAGGCAGCACCCGAGTAGCAGGAGCAGGTGGGGGTCGTACAGCCAGGCTGGGGGGCTGCAGAGCAGGGCCCACAGGTAACAGAGAAAGGGGCGGTGGGGCAGGAGGTGGCGCTGGTGGCAGGGAGCCAAAGTTCACCACAGGCAGCTGTGAGTCCACCATGGGTAGAAGCATCTACAATAAGAAATACAGGTGATGAGGGAGGGGTGTCgagggcaggaaagaatatcagaaaaccaaaaatacaatCAGACAAATAAACCAGAGATTGAATAGAGAAACAGAATGAAGGGTGAGTGGCAGGACAAAAGTTACCTGCTGGGCAGGGGCCCCTGAGGGGAGGAAGCCACTTTGGCCACTGGGTTGCAGAGGAGTAGAATAAAAATCCGAAGGGGATGGCAGATCCTGGCGCACCTGCTGGGGACAACAGGGAGCAATGTCAACTGCCCCAAAAGCATCCCCCCGCCACCCCTAACCCCCCAAAAGCCCAGCACCTGCCCATCTCTCACCTGAAGCAAAGGTGGGTCGGGCAAAGGGCTGGGGCAGAAAGCTGGAGAGTACAGGAAGGAAGGTGGAGGGTACAGGATTCCTCCAGCTGGCAACTTCCCCAGCTCTGTTGCTTGCAGTGCAGAGAAATCCAAAAACTGGCCCTTGACAGCTACCCCAGAAAGCAGTGCTGAGGGGGGCGCTGGGCCCGGGGGGAGGTACAGGGGCTGTGATCTGAAGGGAGGCAAAATTTAGGTGCAGAGGAAGGAGTCAGGAAGCCCGAATCACTTACTCCTTTGTTCTGAGCTAAAAGTCTACCAGCTTCTGGTACCCCTGAAACAGGCCTCCCCACTGAAACACAGTTCATTTCCTTCTGAGATCCACAGGCATCCAATCTTACCTGTAAGGGTGAAGAGAGGGTGTCCCAGGACGAAAACCTCCATTGTTGGGATGTAACTGAGAGTCTATGGCTCCTCCCGAGACCTGCGGGAGGGGCAAGGCTGGAATAGCTCCAGTTTTTCTGGTCAAGAAAAGACTGCCCACCCCACCTACTACAGTAAAagcaagaagcaaaacaaaactataaatgtTTTACAACTACACAAATTGGAAGATTGGATTTTGAGGGACAGCAGGCAGAAGGGGTTCATGGGATAGGAAGCAGGCAGGTCACTTACCTGGGAAACGGGAGGCCCGGGACTGCTATAGAAGACCTCTGGGTACAAGCGCTGGCCTGAGGAGCTGGGCTCTGGGCCACAGTGCCCAGAGCCCAGGTTCTTGGATTGTGGCTCAGCCGAGGCAGAAGCACTGGGGAGCAGCTCCCAGTCTCGGGATATGGGGATGGCCTGTAAAGAAACCTGGTCAGAAGCAAAGTCAGCTTCCCTGACGTCCATCGAGGTCACACCGAGCCATCATCTCCATAACTGAAGACCTTTCCACCAAGCTCTCATTGTCCCACTCACCTCGGTAACTGATGCTGCTAGCTCCTTCTCTGCTTTTAAACTGTCTCCTACCACTAGGCGCAACTCTGAGTCCTGTGGTAGTGATGCAAAGGAGATCATTCTGTGGTTCAAGATGCATATCCTCCACATCCCACCTCCAATCCTTTCCTCCTCTCCACCCAAGGTGCTCAGATCCTGCCCATGCACACCTTGTCACTGGTGCCAAACTGGACGGGGGGACCAGGTCGATGGGATGGCCGGAGGGAGCCAGTCTCTGGGCCTCGGTCTGTACGTTGCAATCGTTCTGTGCCAATGGGGCCGGGGGGCAGAGGCTGCTCCCGGGGCAGCTCCTGGGTTGGGGAAGTAAAGGAAATTTGGGCAAATGAAGGAATGTCCAGGACACACAAgaacaggaaggaggagaaaaacatAAGGCCAAATTCAGAGTCTCAAGAATAttcctcttttatcttttttttttttttttttttttttttttacctttctgtcCCCATCATGGGGAGCAGGTGGCCGTCTCCTAGGAGGTTCAGAGGGTTCAGAGCCAGGTGGACCCTCACCAGGAACAGCATTCAGGGATGAGGGGCCTCCAGGCCGCTTGGGAggcccctctgctgcccccttGAGTCCTCCATCAGGGGAACTTCGCTGGCTGCAGGGACCTGATGACACCTGAGAATCCCCACTCAGGTCCACCCCACTGTCAGACTGACTCATctgagaggagggagaaggaatcaGTTAAGTCAAGGTGGAAAGCACCCTAATACCTGACTGATGTTTGACAAATAACACAACTACGTGACTGCATAGCCCGGACACCCAGAACAGGTGGAGAAGAATCCCAGCTCTGATACTCCCTCCCATTGTCACTTACTTCTGTTCCAGCCACATCCTCGAAAGGGCTCAGGGGTTCCATCCAGGGTTCCAGGGAGCCAGGCCGGTAACTATTCCGGGTAGTGGCTGGGAAGAGGACCAGACAGAAGTGAGAGACCATCCCGAGGCTGCCCTCTTGGCCCTCTGACAGAGCCCTTCCCCTGCTACCACTCCATCTTACCAGTATGTAAACGGTTCCAGATGTGTGGGGTCAGGGCCTCTGTCCCTGTATCTCTGCACTCTCCCTGAGGGCCTGGGCCCTCAGGCTTGGGGCCCAAGAAACCAGAGCTATGAGAAGGTGGCAAAGATTCCTAAAGGTGAGGAAAGccagaaacaaaacatg
The Canis aureus isolate CA01 chromosome 7, VMU_Caureus_v.1.0, whole genome shotgun sequence genome window above contains:
- the BAG6 gene encoding large proline-rich protein BAG6 isoform X13, giving the protein MEPTDSTSTTSSMEEPDSLEVLVKTLDSQTRTFIVGAQMNVKEFKEHIAASVSIPSEKQRLIYQGRVLQDDKKLQEYNVGGKVIHLVERAPPQTPLPSGASSGIGSASATHGGGPPPGTRGPGASVHDRNANSYVMVGTFNLPSDGSAVDVHINMEQAPIQSEPRVRLVMAQHMIRDIQTLLSRMEQSPLPLVSRISPLQCRGGPQAQHSQPPPQTPAVASEPVALSSQTSEAVESEVPPREPMEAEEVEERASAQSPELTPSGPAPVGPAPAPETNAPNHPSPAEYVEVLQELQRLESRLQPFLQRYYEVLGTAATTDYNNNQEGREEDQRLINLVGESLRLLGNTFVALSDLRCNLACAPPRHLHVVRPMSHYTTPMVLQQAAIPIQINVGTTVTMTGNGTRPPPTANAEAAPPGPGQASSLAPTSTTVESSTEGAPPPGPAPPPTTSHPRVIRISHQSVEPVVMMHMNIQDSGTQPGGVPSAPTGPLGPPGHGQTLGSTLIQLPSLPPEFMHAVAHQITHQAMVAAVASAAAGQQVPGFPTAPTRVVIARPTPPQARPSHPGGPPVSGTLQGSGLGTNASLAQMVSGLVGQLLMQPVLVAQGTPGMAPPPAPATASASAGTTNTATTAGPAPGGPAQPPPPQPSAADLQFSQLLGNLLGPAGPGAGGPGMASPTITVAMPGVPAFLQGMTDFLQAAQTAPPPPPPPPPPPPAPEQQTVPPPGSPSGGTGSPGGLGLESLSPEFFTSVVQGVLNSLLGSLGARAGSSESIAAFIQRLSGSSNIFEPGADGALGFFGALLSLLCQNFSMVDVVMLLHGHFQPLQRLQPQLRSFFHQHYLGGQEPTPGNIRTATHTLITGLEEYVRESFSLVQVQPGVDIIRTNLEFLQEQFNSIAAHVLHCTDSGFGARLLELCNQGLFECLALNLHCLGGQQMELAAVINGRIRRMSRGVNPSLVSWLTTMMGLRLQVVLEHMPVGPDAILRYVRRVGDPPQPLPEEPMEVQGSERTSPEPQRENASPAPGTTAEEAMSRGPPPAPEGGGGGGSREEQDGAAAETEPWAAAVPPEWVPIIQQDIQSQRKVKPQPPLSDAYLSGMPAKRRKTMQGEGPQLLLSEAVSRAAKAAGARPLTSPESLSRDLEAPEVQESYRQQLRADIQKRLQEDPNYSPQRFPNAHRAFTDDP
- the BAG6 gene encoding large proline-rich protein BAG6 isoform X6, encoding MEPTDSTSTTSSMEEPDSLEVLVKTLDSQTRTFIVGAQMNVKEFKEHIAASVSIPSEKQRLIYQGRVLQDDKKLQEYNVGGKVIHLVERAPPQTPLPSGASSGIGSASATHGGGPPPGTRGPGASVHDRNANSYVMVGTFNLPSEPRVRLVMAQHMIRDIQTLLSRMEQSPLPLVSRISPLQCRGGPQAQHSQPPPQTPAVASEPVALSSQTSEAVESEVPPREPMEAEEVEERASAQSPELTPSGPAPVGPAPAPETNAPNHPSPAEYVEVLQELQRLESRLQPFLQRYYEVLGTAATTDYNNNQEGREEDQRLINLVGESLRLLGNTFVALSDLRCNLACAPPRHLHVVRPMSHYTTPMVLQQAAIPIQINVGTTVTMTGNGTRPPPTANAEAAPPGPGQASSLAPTSTTVESSTEGAPPPGPAPPPTTSHPRVIRISHQSVEPVVMMHMNIQDSGTQPGGVPSAPTGPLGPPGHGQTLGSTLIQLPSLPPEFMHAVAHQITHQAMVAAVASAAAGQQVPGFPTAPTRVVIARPTPPQARPSHPGGPPVSGTLQGSGLGTNASLAQMVSGLVGQLLMQPVLVAQGTPGMAPPPAPATASASAGTTNTATTAGPAPGGPAQPPPPQPSAADLQFSQLLGNLLGPAGPGAGGPGMASPTITVAMPGVPAFLQGMTDFLQAAQTAPPPPPPPPPPPPAPEQQTVPPPGSPSGGTGSPGGLGLESLSPEFFTSVVQGVLNSLLGSLGARAGSSESIAAFIQRLSGSSNIFEPGADGALGFFGALLSLLCQNFSMVDVVMLLHGHFQPLQRLQPQLRSFFHQHYLGGQEPTPGNIRTATHTLITGLEEYVRESFSLVQVQPGVDIIRTNLEFLQEQFNSIAAHVLHCTDSGFGARLLELCNQGLFECLALNLHCLGGQQMELAAVINGRIRRMSRGVNPSLVSWLTTMMGLRLQVVLEHMPVGPDAILRYVRRVGDPPQPLPEEPMEVQGSERTSPEPQRENASPAPGTTAEEAMSRGPPPAPEGGGGGGSREEQDGAAAETEPWAAAVPPEWVPIIQQDIQSQRKVKPQPPLSDAYLSGMPAKRRKTMQGEGPQLLLSEAVSRAAKAAGARPLTSPESLSRDLEAPEVQESYRQQLRADIQKRLQEDPNYSPQRFPNAHRAFTDDP
- the BAG6 gene encoding large proline-rich protein BAG6 isoform X3; amino-acid sequence: MEPTDSTSTTSSMEEPDSLEVLVKTLDSQTRTFIVGAQMNVKEFKEHIAASVSIPSEKQRLIYQGRVLQDDKKLQEYNVGGKVIHLVERAPPQTPLPSGASSGIGSASATHGGGPPPGTRGPGASVHDRNANSYVMVGTFNLPSDGSAVDVHINMEQAPIQSEPRVRLVMAQHMIRDIQTLLSRMEQSPLPLVSRISPLQCRGGPQAQHSQPPPQTPAVASEPVALSSQTSEAVESEVPPREPMEAEEVEERASAQSPELTPSGPAPVGPAPAPETNAPNHPSPAEYVEVLQELQRLESRLQPFLQRYYEVLGTAATTDYNNNEGREEDQRLINLVGESLRLLGNTFVALSDLRCNLACAPPRHLHVVRPMSHYTTPMVLQQAAIPIQINVGTTVTMTGNGTRPPPTANAEAAPPGPGQASSLAPTSTTVESSTEGAPPPGPAPPPTTSHPRVIRISHQSVEPVVMMHMNIQDSGTQPGGVPSAPTGPLGPPGHGQTLGSTLIQLPSLPPEFMHAVAHQITHQAMVAAVASAAAGQQVPGFPTAPTRVVIARPTPPQARPSHPGGPPVSGTLQGSGLGTNASLAQMVSGLVGQLLMQPVLVAQGTPGMAPPPAPATASASAGTTNTATTAGPAPGGPAQPPPPQPSAADLQFSQLLGNLLGPAGPGAGGPGMASPTITVAMPGVPAFLQGMTDFLQAAQTAPPPPPPPPPPPPAPEQQTVPPPGSPSGGTGSPGGLGLESLSPEFFTSVVQGVLNSLLGSLGARAGSSESIAAFIQRLSGSSNIFEPGADGALGFFGALLSLLCQNFSMVDVVMLLHGHFQPLQRLQPQLRSFFHQHYLGGQEPTPGNIRTATHTLITGLEEYVRESFSLVQVQPGVDIIRTNLEFLQEQFNSIAAHVLHCTDSGFGARLLELCNQGLFECLALNLHCLGGQQMELAAVINGRIRRMSRGVNPSLVSWLTTMMGLRLQVVLEHMPVGPDAILRYVRRVGDPPQPLPEEPMEVQGSERTSPEPQRENASPAPGTTAEEAMSRGPPPAPEGGGGGGSREEQDGAAAETEPWAAAVPPEWVPIIQQDIQSQRKVKPQPPLSDAYLSGMPAKRRKTMQGEGPQLLLSEAVSRAAKAAGARPLTSPESLSRDLEAPEVQESYRQQLRADIQKRLQEDPNYSPQRFPNAHRAFTDDP